In Tripterygium wilfordii isolate XIE 37 chromosome 17, ASM1340144v1, whole genome shotgun sequence, the genomic window GAATTTCCTTTTCTCTTCTGCAAGTGAAGATTCTGACTTGAAGCTTATTGATTTCGGCCTTTCTGACTTTATCAGACCAGGTATTATTCATTCGTAACTCTATTTTAAGTTGCCAATCACAGTTATTGATTGCTTTTGTATGGTCCACTTGGTAGCGGAATGACATTACAATGTGCATACTCAATCAAGAATGCAGAATGGAATGAGTGGCCTGTTTCCTTCTCTGTTAAAAGTTCGCAATCCATACTACTACTTAAAAGCAAATGATTTTAGAGTTAACAAAAAAATTGCCACACATGGCAGGTCATTCATGCCCTCAAATAATGTAATGTTAAAAGAGAgtttagttctatgcataccagagttttatattttgaaaattatactttttttttcattgacgAGTCATATGACAGTGACATTTCAAAGTTTTTTTAGAATGTTCCTTCTCTCTGTACATTTTGCAGATGAGAGACTCAATGATATTGTTGGAAGTGCTTACTATGTTGCACCTGAAGTCTTGCATAGATCATATAGTCTAGAAGCAGATATATGGAGCATTGGTGTGATTGCTTATATCTTGCTATGTGGGAGTCGGCCTTTCTGGGCACGTACAGAGTCAGGAAtctttcgtgcagttttgagaTCTGATCccaactttgatgatttacccTGGCCTTCTGTCACTCCAGAAGCCAAGGACTTTGTGAGGAGACTTTTAAGCAAGGACTATAGAAAAAGAATGACCGCCGTCCAAGCATTAAGTAAGTCGGGTGTCAGGGGCTTTTATTAGATTATGTTTGTTAATGAGAGGATTTGAATTGTTTTCACAATAAGTTTTTGGGAAATCACTTGCGAAAGTGTATATGTTTTGAATTAATGAGTTAGACAAAAACGTTGTTGCTTCTTCTTGGTTGgttttttccttctatttccTATTTTGGAACTAAAATCACTATTATAATTGCAGCTCATCCATGGTTGCGGGATGATGCTCGTCCTATCCCTCTGGATATATTGATCTACAAGCTAGTCAAATCATACCTTCACGCAACACCTTTCAAACGTGCAGCTCTGAAGGTATTATCCTcgtcatttttttccctttaactTGTTAATCCCTATATGGTGGATATGTGTTGACATTTTAGCCATGACATGCAACACACCATTGAATTAATCAAGCATTGCATGATTCATGAGATAATCAGCAACATATGTCTAGCAGATTTTATTGGTACTTAGGATATGGAATCAATTTCTGCTTATCCAAGTAGGAAGCATTGATCTTGTCCTTAGTTTTTATCATAGTTGTCAATGGCGCAAGGCGCACTCAAAGCGCAAAGGGTCTTATATCGCCTAGGCGCAAGGCTCACTTAAAGCTCACGCCCGAACGAAGAAAGGCGCAAAAttaaaattagaaataaaaataattctaaTAATAGAGAAAttcaacataacaaacacaTAAGTGATAAACACATAAGTGAGAAATTCAAAACCTCGTCGTTTTGGTtgtttccttttaaaaaaaatagaaactgAGAAAGCGCACGAGGCGCTGCGCCTTGCACTCCTCGTCTGAGCAGAGGTGCTCGCCTAGGCGTCGCCTCTGCAAGGCCAGCGCCTTGCTACTGGTCCAGGTGCAGGCGCAGGCACTGCGCCTTGTGCGCTTTTGACAACTATTTTATTTATTGGCTGAATTTACTGAAACTTTGATATCCTTGTAGAAATCAATATTATGAGATGTTTAATTGATAATATTCCCCAATACGAATGCTTGAATCCTTACCCATGTTGGGGAATTCAATTGTATGGCATTCTCTTTATATCTCTTTAGGAGGTTATGAAACTTAATTTTTGATAACATTGTGACTCATGTCTCATTGTAGGCTCTCTCAAAAGCTCTGACTGAAGACGAGCTGCTGTATCTTAGAGCTCAATTCATGCTCTTGGAACCAAACAATGATGGCAGTGTTTCGCTTGATCATTTCCGAGTGGTTAGTTCTTGCTTCAATCTCTATTAAGCTTTTTGTTTCAAGTCGGGAGATGTTATTTTAGTCATGGTTATTTACTTTTAGCCCCTTTTTTTCGTTTaaggttttctattttttttatactttcttTATATTGCAGGCTCTTGCAAGAAATGCAACTGATGCCATGAGGGAGTCACGAGTTCCTGATATAATTAGCGCGGTAAATTATATTGTCATTGTCTTAATTTCCATAATATAGATCTTTTACGGCACCTTCTGCCTGTTTTATGTGTAAGAATTTAAAGTTTGCAAGTTGTGATGGGTACTCACTCTCCCACCTCCGAGAGGTCATGGTAAGATGGGTACTCACTCTCCCACCTCCAAGAGGTCATGGGCTCAAGTGAGGGAGGCGGGCATCCCGCCTGAAATAAAGTCATGCTGGCCTGGGCCAAGCCCAACCCAAGGCGGACAATTCCTTAGGTGAGAGTGCAGGATCCCCAAAAAATCCCCTCACACAAGTTTACTTAATTGGATTAGGATTTTCCAATGATTGAGTTAAATTACTTAAAAGAGTTTAACCAGCAGTTTCCAAGATTTATATACCGAGGCAATtgactattggcatcattgtTTACATGTTAATTGATTGTCACTTGCCAGCATCTTTTGGTTCCCTCTGCTGTATTATTAATTAGATTGTTTTATTTGGGTGCATCacttaatttgtatttttttttctttataatatAACAAATGGAGACTTTCGATTTTCTTCCACTTATGAGTTTCTGTACTTCAGATGGAGTCACTTTCTTATAGAAAAATGTACTTTGAAGAGTTCTGTGCGGCTGCAATCAGCACCCATCAACTGGAGGCTCTTGAAGGATGGGAGCAAATTGCTTCTACTGCTTTCCAGAATTTTGAGCGGGAAGGTAACCGAGTCATCTCAATCGAAGAATTGGCACGGGTATGTTTAATATAGCCTTTTCAAATAAACATGATCATAATATTACCTTTTGTTTCATAGAGTTTCGTATGGGAAACTCCTTTTGAATTGGTCATACATGACTGCAGGAATTGAATGTTGGACCTTCGGCCTATTCATTTATGAAAGATTGGATCAGAAACACAGATGGAAAGCTTAGTTTACTTGGTTATACAAAATTTTTACATGGCGTTACCCTTCGTAGCTCAAATACAAGACAACATTAGCTCTCTTCTAGCTTGTGATACATAGTTTCCAGAAAATTTATCTGCTTTTGGCTGGACTGGGCTGTGAGGGATATGTTTCCTCTTGAGGTTGAAGGTGGGGgtacatatataataatgtGCATAATTGAATGATAGAAGTCAGTGGCAGTTCTCAGATTATAGAGAGGTGagtttaaagattttttttttctcttctggcACCCAATTTTTGCATTTCCTTCTTGTAAATGAGGTTAAGCTTGAAATGCTACTGCTATATCTCTTATAGCTAAAAAGAACATAGGTTGACAACAACTAGTTCTTATTTTGATTGCTGGAGCTTTTTGTTATTTAGTTCAAATTCTTGTAACTATACATGATACATAATGAATAGTTTGCATGAGTTTTTCGGGAAGAAAATGAGATGTGAAGGTCCATCGGATATCAACAGGACAACGGTCGGCCACCTGAGTACAACTGTGGATAAGTGGTCTGGATTGAATGGATTCTCTTGGTGGTGGTAGCTCTAGTCTTTGCATTTTCTCTACAGGAAAGCCCAATTATAGCAGTACTGATCGTGCCAGTCTCATAAAGTTTGGTGTTCTTCACCAGTAGTTGTAGTTTCCTCTTTTATTATATGCGGCATGGATAGGATACGAGGTGTTTAAACGTAGCAGTCACCGGTCGCCAGTACGTTTTGCACGAACAAAAATCTGTGTCTAATGTTTTGTTTGGTGGACTGCAATATCTGGTTCTTCAAGTGGGCTGCCCTGTTTGTCCAGGACTAGAAAAATAGTAGTATTGGACAAGAGTTGAGTGTGTAGTAAGTATCACTGAACTTTAAGAGCAATGCAATCATAGATTTATATATATGGTGGTGGTCAAGTCACAAAGAAGTCTTCAACCCAaactctcttttttgttttccttgtggAAGGATGGACACAGGAACTTGCCTTTCCATTTTTGAGCAATGTAGTCTTGTAAAATGTAACGTAATTCGTttcttttactctcttttttttgaaacggggaggGGTATTCGAACCTTGATCATCAAGgtgatatatatcatatatttttcaCTTTAACTAGTGGTTCGGTTGTGCTGTTTCTTTTATTCCTACtacaagagaagaaaagggtATAAAATGCTTCAACTCGGTATATTGGACAAATAAACTTCATATTAATAAAGACTAAGTGGACAACTAGCATGACCTTTCAACATCCATtagtaaataatttaatttgttcaACAAAAGTGAACGCATGCTTTTGTATTGATCAATAGAGAAGATTGGTTGACTTGGCCACTAATCATCGAAAATGACAAAAACTAATGGGGAATGTGTGAAGCAATTTTCATATCGTTTTCTGCAGTTGCacttcaaaatataaaaatatccCTCTACATGGTAAACTGTTTtggataataatgataataataataataattgagaaATAGATTTAGTCCAGAATGACAGTTCTTCATACCTAATTTAGgttataatatattaaaaatacaaaaagacgTTGCTATCCAATATTTATCCATATAATCGGACGAGGGTCTTGTTGTAGAAGCCACTATAGTGGCGTCACTTACGATTAAAACGGTAGGAAAAACTGAAGTGATTTCTACCCTTTCCCTTcctataattaaatttttaataaatagtcATACAATTAATTCTCAAAAACCGATGCACAACATTTTAATTGGTAGTGTGAACAAATTTAAATAACAGTAAAATCCCAAACGGACCACTGAAACTGCTGCAACATAAAACATGAGAGGGCAGCGGTGTCGTTTATTCCTCAATAAATACAAATCTCATAAAGCTTCGAACTTACTTTTGTTTGATGGTCACACATGTATGCCCCTAACACAACAACAACATGCACCGCAACACTGATTACTGCATCACCTCTGCCTCACCTAACTCCCATTCAATGCCCATTACAAACACCAGACCATCTCCTCAAACTTTCCTTTTACTATGAAACCCACTTTGGTCAGTATAATACACCCTAACAAGAACTCCTTTTATAGTAGAGGTTGGTTTGTAACGCCCAAGATAACGATCTTGATAATTGGTTGGGTTCAAAGTATTTTAGGTATGTGTAAGAGTAAATGCATGggatttagtatttttttcaaAGAGGGATTAGCTATTTCAGATTTTTTGTCGTAAATAGTGGGTGTCTCAAGAAGATTACGAAGTAATTGATGAGACATATGTTTCAAGGGGTGCAAGTGTGCAACCAAATAAATTAGTGACAACAGGTCACGTAACGTGTAGGTAGGGACAGTCGAAGTAGAAAATATGATGTGGCTTATATTTGAAGTTATGGGGGTCTAGTGTTATAGGCACAATATTCGATGTTGTCGGCGTCACTATTGGGCCGTAATTGTACGTTTTAGGGTTATGATGTCGATGGCCTTGATATACTGTTGGGTTGTAATTGCTCGTTTTAGGGCCTTGGTCTTCATGGGCCGCATCCTAAGgtattaaaaattgaaaatgggtaaagaataaaataatggtGATTAGATGATACATGCTATTGATTTTGGTGAAATATACCTTCTATGTTAACTAGGATCAATCCACAAAGAGGTCGTTTCTGTGGTGTTATTGCAAATGTATACCATTATATACACCAATTCAAGATAATAACTAACAGTCCTAAAAGGATATGATAGTATCAAATACAAACTGAATCCGAAAAAGATAAAAGCAAATTCTAGCAGGATTTCAAACCATATATGTTCCAAACCATATCTGTTAAAATCTCCTTTGACCCTACCACCATTTGGGTTGTTAgcattttattttctctcccaCTGAAATAGCACCTCTCTATTCTCTTGATGCCAACGTTAATGGATTTCCTTTAACAATGGATATTCATAATACACCCtaacaaggaaagaaaaaaaaagagtaaaaaactTGGAATATATGAAAAGCATGCTACTTTGGCTTTCTCATTAAACAAAGTTAACAAAATCTCTAAAACATTTGTACTTATGATTGcaccatcttcttcatcatcatcactcaCCCACAACCAGAAACCTAAAGATTTACAAAACCCAGAAAGCATTCATTAAAATTCGCTATTCTTTCAAGGGAGGGAGGTTAGGCcttttaaaccctaaaacacCCAATATGATGCTGATGATGAAGAGACTTTTCCCTGTCAATCATCCCACGAACATACCTAAATTCCTCAACATGGCAAGGAATTGTGATCGTCCCTTTCTGATCGAACCCGTATTCCTCCTCTGCCTCCTTCAATAACTGCATGAACAGCGGGTGATTGAAGTAAATCACAGGCACCACAAACCTCTGCTGCTCCTCTCCCTGTCCCACCTTGATTGCCAAACACCCCTTCGGGACATCTCGGATcacttcttcttgttgttgtttCTTGTGTGGCAGATGCAGATGACAGTTCCTTGACGAACCCTTCTCTCCGCCGCCGCTACCCATCTCAGATTTCCCCtgcaaaaaaaaacaagaaaatccaaaatccaaaaaaaagaaaagaaaatctaacTAATCCTACTGTTTGTTTCCCgagaaaatttcaattttcacaGGAAAACGGCCAGGGGTCTGCTACGATTGCTTGCCTGTAAAGGGTACGAGAAGAATATCTAAGCGACCTTGGAATGTTAGTCATGGTCGATTAACATTGGAGATACTGAAATCACGAACGTATACAAAGAAGGAATAAGAGAATTAAGGAGAAGTAAAAAATTGAGATGGAAAGGAGGTGTTTTTATAGGAGGAATCTGAAATTGGGGGATTTTATAAAGTGTGAGTAGGGTTTTGCTTCTAATTTACACATGCTTACTTCTAAGACGTCCGATTAAAGTTGACGGTTGATGATATCAATGGTTAGGTTAGGTGGTTTATTAGGTTAGGTAGTTTATTGTTGTAACGGACTCGTATGGGGCAGCAGGGCAAACGAGTGGTAAAGTTGTAATTTCAGGGTTGTGGAGGCACGTGGACTGTGAGTGGCGAAAAAGACTTGACACGTGGATGAAGGTATCTTTAATTGCCGACGAATGTTGCGTCGTTTTGTAGTGAGAGAATTATGGACAGCCAATAGCAGGATTGAACATGTCCACGTAGACATCGAGGGTGTCTCGTCAGCTTCATCTCTTCTGTAGATTTACACTGACAAATCAATCTCCACtttttaacaaaacaaaaacatcatAAGAACATTATTGGTATTTTAGCACGTGCTGTATATtttataagggtaaaataaagAAGACAGTGGGTCCGCGAGACGACGTACCATTGTCGGACGTATGGATCGTTTGGTTCACggatttggaaagaaaaatggaaagagGATGGTCGTAAAACTATTCTCTCGACATCTTCATTCTTTGTTAATATTTGAATAACAATGCAACATTAATTTTCTCACATTGTTGGTTTTGTTGGTCATGTTTGATTAGaggtaaaaaaattataatagaaTAATATTTAGATTATTTAAATACTCTTTATTATCATATAtagtataaaataatatatttataattatttcacATTAACATCCATGTTAAAAATTGTaaagatattaaaaaaataaaatttgtggaTTACAA contains:
- the LOC119982927 gene encoding CDPK-related kinase 3 — encoded protein: MGQCYGKTNPTNENDGTTTTTVVVSGDRNQVPLTPSNPGNGVRSVKNTPARSSNPSPWPSPYPHGTAASPLPAGVSPSPARASTPRRFFRRPFPPPSPAKHIKASLAKRLGVGKPKESPIPEDGSTEPQQALDKSFGYSKNFGAKYELGKEIGRGHFGHTCSARGKKGEVKDQPVAVKIISKAKMTTAISIEDVRREVKILKGLSGHTHLVKFYDACEDANNVYIVMELCEGGELLDRILARGGRYTVEDAKAIVVQILSVVAFCHLQGVVHRDLKPENFLFSSASEDSDLKLIDFGLSDFIRPDERLNDIVGSAYYVAPEVLHRSYSLEADIWSIGVIAYILLCGSRPFWARTESGIFRAVLRSDPNFDDLPWPSVTPEAKDFVRRLLSKDYRKRMTAVQALTHPWLRDDARPIPLDILIYKLVKSYLHATPFKRAALKALSKALTEDELLYLRAQFMLLEPNNDGSVSLDHFRVALARNATDAMRESRVPDIISAMESLSYRKMYFEEFCAAAISTHQLEALEGWEQIASTAFQNFEREGNRVISIEELARELNVGPSAYSFMKDWIRNTDGKLSLLGYTKFLHGVTLRSSNTRQH
- the LOC119982991 gene encoding auxin-responsive protein SAUR32-like → MGSGGGEKGSSRNCHLHLPHKKQQQEEVIRDVPKGCLAIKVGQGEEQQRFVVPVIYFNHPLFMQLLKEAEEEYGFDQKGTITIPCHVEEFRYVRGMIDREKSLHHQHHIGCFRV